A portion of the Lolium rigidum isolate FL_2022 chromosome 1, APGP_CSIRO_Lrig_0.1, whole genome shotgun sequence genome contains these proteins:
- the LOC124691907 gene encoding serine--glyoxylate aminotransferase: MADYVYGPGRTHLFVPGPVNIPDPVIRAMSRNNEDYRSPAIPALTKTLLEDVKQIFKTTTGTPFMFPTTGTGAWESALTNTLSPGDRIVSFSLGQFSLLWIDQQQRLGFSVDVVESDWGYGADLAALETKLRTDSNHTIKAICIVHNETATGVTNDLHAVRKLLDAYRHPALLLVDGVSSICALDFRMDEWGVDVALTGSQKALSLPTGLGIVCASPKALEASKTAKSVRVFFDWKDYLKFYKMGTYWPYTPSIQLLYGLRAGLDLIFEEGLENVIKRHARLGAATRLAVEAWGLKNCTQKEENFSDTVTAVVVPAYIDSAEIVKHAWKRYNLSLGLGLNKVAGKVFRIGHLGNLNELQLLGCLSGVEMVLKDIGYPVKLGSGVAAAAAYLSNSTPLIPSRI; encoded by the exons ATGGCCGACTACGTGTATGGGCCAGGGCGGACCCACCTGTTCGTGCCCGGGCCGGTGAACATCCCGGACCCGGTGATCCGCGCCATGAGCCGGAACAACGAGGACTACCGCTCGCCGGCCATCCCCGCCCTGACCAAGACCCTGCTGGAGGACGTGAAGCAGATCTTCAAGACCACGACCGGCACCCCCTTCATGTTCCCCACCACCGGCACCGGCGCCTGGGAGAGCGCGCTCACCAACACGCTCTCCCCGGGCGACCGGATCGTGTCCTTCTCGCTGGGGCAGTTCAGCCTGCTGTGGATCGACCAGCAGCAGCGCCTGGGCTTCAGCGTGGACGTGGTGGAGTCCGACTGGGGCTACGGCGCCGACCTCGCCGCGCTGGAGACGAAGCTCCGCACCGACTCCAACCACACCATCAAGGCCATCTGCATCGTCCACAACGAGACCGCCACCGGCGTGACCAACGACCTCCACGCCGTGCGCAAGCTCCTGGACGCGTACCGGCACCCGGCGCTGCTGCTGGTGGACGGGGTGTCGTCCATCTGCGCGCTGGACTTCCGCATGGACGAGTGGGGCGTGGACGTGGCGCTCACGGGGTCGCAGAAGGCGCTGTCGCTGCCCACGGGGCTGGGCATCGTCTGCGCCAGCCCCAAGGCGCTGGAGGCCAGCAAGACGGCCAAGTCGGTGCGTGTCTTCTTCGACTGGAAGGACTACCTCAAGTTCTACAAGATGGGCACATACTGGCCATACACGCCCTCCATCCAGCTCCTCTACGGCCTCCGCGCCGGACTCGACCTCATCTTCGAGGAGGGACTCGAGAACGTCATCAAGAGGCACGCACGCCTCGGCGCAGCAACAAG GTTGGCCGTGGAGGCGTGGGGGCTCAAGAACTGCACTCAGAAGGAGGAGAACTTCagcgacaccgtcaccgccgtcgtCGTGCCGGCGTACATCGACAGCGCCGAGATCGTCAAGCACGCATGGAAGAGGTACAACCTCAGCCTCGGTCTCGGGCTCAACAAGGTCGCCGGAAAGGTCTTCAGGATTGGACACCTCGGCAACCTCAACGAG CTGCAACTGCTGGGCTGCCTCAGCGGGGTGGAGATGGTGCTCAAGGACATCGGGTACCCGGTGAAGCTCGGCAGCGGCGTGGCGGCCGCCGCGGCGTACCTCTCGAATTCCACGCCGCTCATCCCCTCCAGGATCTGA